TTCTCAACCATTCCCGATGCAATCATATCTTGCCTGATGGGATTGAAATTTTTGACCATATCCCCGTTAACATTCATCTTAATGAGGTTCTCTTTCTGGTATCCCAAATCACGCCCCTTAACATGTTGTACCTGTTGGTAAACAATAATTGTACTGATAATAAAGATTATAGAAACTGCAAATTGCGTAACTACGAGTACTTTTCGTATTAGGCTTGCACTTCCTTCTTTAGCCTTTATACCTTTGATAACTTCCACAGGTTTGAAGGAGGATAGATAGAAAGCAGGATACCAACCTGCTAAAAGTCCACAAATGATGGTAATACCCAAAAGGGAAAGTAGATGCAAAGGCGAGAAAAGCCCAAGCTCTATCTGCTTTTCTACAAGTAGGTTGAACTCTGGTAACAATAGCAATAATAATAAAACACTAACGATGGAAGCGAGAGTTGCCGTAATAAGGGCTTCAGCCATAAACAGTGAAACCAATCTTCTTTTACCCGAACCTAGCACTTTGCGTACTCCAACTTCTTTGGCTCGTTTTTCGCTTCTTGCCGTGGAAAGGTTCATGAAATTAATACAGGCAATAAATAAGATTATAAATGCGATAAGCGCAAATAACCTCACATAAACGATTTGACCGCCCACCTTTTTCCCACCTTCAAAATGGGATCTCAGGTGCCAGTCTTTCATTGGGTGCAGAAAAGCGTAAGTCTCTGGGTTTCCAGTTATAGAGGGAAGTATTTTTTGAACTTTAGCATCAACTATCTTAAAATCAGCTCTTGGAGCCAGTTCTACAAAAGTGTCCGTAAACTTACTACCGTAATCTTGCATCCATTCTACACCGGCCGAGTAGCGTTCGAACGGAGCCAACCATTCAAATCCAAAACTTACGTTTGCGGGTAGGTCTTGAACAACTCCGGTAATAACATAATTATCGACATTATTTACTCTCAGAACCTTATTCAAAACAGGAGTATTCTCGCCGAATAAATCCGATACAGTTTTTTGGGTCAGTACTATGGCATCAGGTCTTTCAAAAGCGGTTTTAGAACTTCCTTCTATGAATTGTAGACTAAAAATCTCAAAAAAATCAGCATCGGCAAATCTTCCCTGTCTGTTAATTCCATTATCGCCTTCCGTAAAGAGTAAGTTTTCCGAGGATGTTGCCACTGCCCTGACAATTTCAGGTATTTCCTCTTTTAGGTCTCGGGCCAATAGCATTGGTGTTGAATAAAAAGTACTCCATTCCCCTTCATATTTTTGATTTGTAGGCACGTAGTATATCAAATCTTGTTTTGGAAAAGTACTGTCAAAGTTCACTTCATCTTCAACCCAAAGAAATATCAAACTAGCACAGGTAATTCCAATGGCCAGTCCAAAAATATTAAGAGCACTATAACCTTTGTTCTTCCAGAGACTTCTCCACGCTATTTTGATATAGTTGTTAAACATGACTGTTCTAATTTTTTGGTCGATTAATTTGGTTGGCTATTTAATGCTGAAACCAGTTCAGCATCAATTGATGAATAAACTCCTACTGAGCAATTTGGCAACATGAATTGGCTGATTAGACCATTGCCCCAATAGCCCTATTTTGGCTTTCCGTAACTACTTGACCGTCGAATAGGTTTACGACCCTATGTGCATAATGTGAATCCCTGTCCGAGTGTGTTACCATTACTATAGTTGTTCCTTCCTGGTTCAATTCCGTCAACAGGTTCATTACTTCAATACCATTTTTGGAATCCAAATTTCCTGTAGGCTCATCCGCAAGAATCAATTTTGGATTGGTAACTACTGCCCTGGAAATAGCCACACGCTGTTGTTGCCCTCCGGATAGTTGCTGTGGAAAATGTTTTTCCCTATGGGCTATCTTCATGCGCTCCAATACCTTCATCACCTTTTCTTTTCGCTCGCTCTTACCCATTTTTAAATAGATAAGCGGAAGCTCAACATTCTCATAAACCGTAAGTTCATCTATAAGATTGAAGCTTTGGAATACAAATCCCAAGTTGCCCTTTCGTAATTGAGTACGCTGACTTTCCTTGAGTCCGCCCACTTCATTGCCCGCGAAGTTGTAGCTCCCCTCCGTTGGGTTGTCCAACATTCCAATGATGTTCAGCAGCGTAGATTTTCCACACCCAGAAGGACCCATGATAGCGACAAATTCACCATCTTCTACTTTTAGGTTTACATTGTTCAAGGCCAAGGTTTCTACCTCCTCTGTCTTGAAGCTCTTTTTTAAATTTTTAATCGTTATCATTTGTTCACTTATTAGACCTACCAACCGGCAGGCGGGTTATAGTTGCTTTATTAAAGACCTTTTGGACTTGTTGTCCGTTGCA
This sequence is a window from Maribacter aestuarii. Protein-coding genes within it:
- a CDS encoding ABC transporter ATP-binding protein; translated protein: MITIKNLKKSFKTEEVETLALNNVNLKVEDGEFVAIMGPSGCGKSTLLNIIGMLDNPTEGSYNFAGNEVGGLKESQRTQLRKGNLGFVFQSFNLIDELTVYENVELPLIYLKMGKSERKEKVMKVLERMKIAHREKHFPQQLSGGQQQRVAISRAVVTNPKLILADEPTGNLDSKNGIEVMNLLTELNQEGTTIVMVTHSDRDSHYAHRVVNLFDGQVVTESQNRAIGAMV
- a CDS encoding ABC transporter permease gives rise to the protein MFNNYIKIAWRSLWKNKGYSALNIFGLAIGITCASLIFLWVEDEVNFDSTFPKQDLIYYVPTNQKYEGEWSTFYSTPMLLARDLKEEIPEIVRAVATSSENLLFTEGDNGINRQGRFADADFFEIFSLQFIEGSSKTAFERPDAIVLTQKTVSDLFGENTPVLNKVLRVNNVDNYVITGVVQDLPANVSFGFEWLAPFERYSAGVEWMQDYGSKFTDTFVELAPRADFKIVDAKVQKILPSITGNPETYAFLHPMKDWHLRSHFEGGKKVGGQIVYVRLFALIAFIILFIACINFMNLSTARSEKRAKEVGVRKVLGSGKRRLVSLFMAEALITATLASIVSVLLLLLLLPEFNLLVEKQIELGLFSPLHLLSLLGITIICGLLAGWYPAFYLSSFKPVEVIKGIKAKEGSASLIRKVLVVTQFAVSIIFIISTIIVYQQVQHVKGRDLGYQKENLIKMNVNGDMVKNFNPIRQDMIASGMVENVGLNNSQVLYGGNNGSGFQWKGGTDTEDVLISFRHITPSFLETAGMTLVEGRNFGDNVAADSTNVLVSESLAKMMGEGTAVDKTIIRGETYNIIGVVKNYLFGNLYGSAEPVLFFNNPDYANYMYVKGKSGIPMTEILATMEVVMKKYNPAFPFEYEFVDDAFNAMFRSEKLMGNLSKIFAVLAVIISCLGLFGLSIFTAEQRRKEIGVRKVLGASVSGIVNLLSKDFMKLVFISILIAIPLAWYAMQNWLESFAYRIEINWLVFVIAGAVAITIALLTVSFQAIKAANANPVKSLRTE